Proteins found in one Acidobacteriota bacterium genomic segment:
- a CDS encoding AAA family ATPase, whose amino-acid sequence MQAVILIGIQATGKSTFYREKFFNTHIRINLDMLKTRHRETILLHACLEAKQPFVIDNTNPTRAERARYITSAKEFGFSVVGYFFESRLRDALARNLTRTGTAHIPEKGIGGTARRLELPSLAEGFDELSFVRIENGGFVVEPWRDG is encoded by the coding sequence ATGCAGGCAGTCATTTTGATTGGCATTCAGGCCACGGGAAAATCAACGTTTTATCGCGAAAAGTTTTTCAATACCCATATCCGCATCAATCTGGATATGCTCAAAACCCGTCATCGTGAAACCATTCTGTTGCATGCCTGCCTTGAAGCAAAGCAACCCTTTGTGATTGACAACACCAATCCAACTCGTGCAGAACGAGCCAGATACATTACCTCGGCAAAGGAATTCGGCTTTTCAGTCGTTGGATATTTTTTCGAATCGAGGCTTCGGGATGCACTGGCTCGCAACCTTACTCGAACTGGAACTGCCCACATTCCAGAAAAGGGCATTGGCGGCACCGCCAGACGATTAGAACTTCCCAGTTTGGCCGAAGGCTTTGATGAACTCTCTTTTGTCAGGATTGAAAACGGCGGGTTTGTGGTTGAACCGTGGAGAGATGGGTAG
- a CDS encoding outer membrane protein transport protein, which yields MNSTFCPLLLHNKIKLSILFAGLGILLFLGTGEQILAQGINYPVSNPAGTSGTGNARTDPDNLFIRNNIAGMTEISVNDTEEADGKLGDSGKGGWRFLGELQGAYFRYERERNAGPLQGVKSNATIYPPGLAGEVTYTSGNHKYAFGVGVYSVFAFQSKVVDPDSLGSRALFFDSKVGSTDVAFGAAARLNKYVSVGGSFIFGRGFVDLKAPNADLLRAGIVQDSRVDVTDIGAPGFSIGVHLRPTEKVNFGFNYKSRREYDMTGDLTTAIPRPTTGGLQLIPFTTNITTQFKLPQVVESGVQFKATKNFTFVADYRFYDYPNALETVVVKSEQSGQPLLSQTINAKNVHSVRFGSIYTVNDTTRLNFGLAFTSDGFRDQFINPGLINTGGIDVSGAIYKKLFGQWFNVGIAGLIGRERIVEPQVNPAFSGAYRGHGIMISLGMRLRK from the coding sequence ATGAATTCAACTTTTTGTCCTCTTCTGTTGCACAACAAGATCAAACTCTCGATCTTGTTCGCGGGGTTAGGAATACTGCTCTTCCTGGGTACAGGTGAGCAGATCCTGGCTCAAGGTATTAACTACCCGGTGAGTAATCCAGCCGGTACCAGCGGTACCGGAAATGCCCGAACCGATCCAGATAACTTGTTTATCCGCAACAACATTGCGGGCATGACCGAAATTTCAGTCAATGACACCGAAGAAGCCGATGGAAAACTCGGCGATTCCGGCAAAGGTGGCTGGCGGTTCCTGGGTGAATTACAAGGCGCCTATTTTCGATATGAACGAGAGCGAAACGCCGGGCCGCTCCAGGGCGTCAAGAGCAATGCGACGATCTATCCGCCAGGGCTGGCGGGTGAAGTGACCTACACCAGCGGAAATCACAAATATGCATTTGGCGTTGGGGTGTATTCAGTATTTGCCTTCCAAAGCAAAGTCGTAGACCCAGACAGCCTGGGTTCACGCGCCCTGTTTTTTGATTCCAAGGTCGGTTCAACCGATGTGGCTTTTGGTGCGGCGGCTCGACTCAACAAATATGTCTCCGTCGGCGGTAGTTTTATTTTCGGGCGTGGGTTTGTTGACCTCAAAGCCCCAAACGCCGATCTGTTACGGGCTGGAATTGTGCAGGATAGCCGGGTGGATGTGACCGATATCGGCGCTCCTGGATTTAGCATTGGCGTGCATCTTCGCCCAACAGAGAAAGTCAATTTTGGGTTCAACTACAAAAGCCGACGTGAATATGACATGACGGGTGATTTGACAACCGCCATTCCTCGCCCCACCACTGGAGGACTGCAATTGATCCCGTTCACAACCAACATCACAACCCAGTTTAAACTCCCTCAGGTGGTTGAAAGCGGTGTCCAGTTCAAAGCCACCAAGAACTTCACCTTCGTGGCTGACTATCGGTTCTATGATTATCCAAACGCATTGGAAACCGTCGTGGTGAAAAGCGAGCAAAGCGGGCAGCCGCTCCTGTCACAGACGATCAATGCCAAGAATGTGCATTCCGTGCGTTTTGGCTCAATCTACACCGTCAATGACACCACCCGCCTCAATTTTGGGTTGGCGTTTACCTCGGATGGATTCCGTGATCAGTTTATCAATCCTGGATTGATCAATACTGGTGGCATTGATGTCAGCGGCGCCATTTACAAAAAGCTTTTTGGACAATGGTTCAATGTTGGCATCGCTGGTCTCATTGGCCGTGAACGTATTGTCGAACCTCAAGTAAACCCGGCATTTAGCGGAGCTTACCGAGGACATGGCATTATGATCAGCCTTGGGATGCGCCTGCGCAAGTAA
- a CDS encoding guanylyltransferase, giving the protein MKFDELDTRMRVFETAHDHCVLPGLFMVARLDGRNFTRLTRELCDFEAPFDVRFRDMMTATVEHLMQCGFRIIYGYTQSDEISLLFHRETDVFQRKLRKYNSVLAGEASAKFSILLGQIGCFDCRVSQLPGLEQVYDYFLWRSEDAHRNALNGHCYWLLRKEGQTPEAAAKTLFGMSVPEKNELLFERGVNFNDIPAWQKRGVGVHWETYQKQGLNPITGEPAQAERQRLKVELDLPLKDNYIRLLQRLIAASEGPKERV; this is encoded by the coding sequence ATGAAATTTGATGAGCTGGATACCAGGATGCGGGTTTTTGAAACAGCCCACGACCATTGCGTTTTGCCGGGACTGTTTATGGTCGCGCGATTGGATGGGCGGAATTTTACCCGTCTGACTCGCGAATTGTGTGATTTTGAAGCTCCGTTTGATGTGCGCTTTCGCGATATGATGACCGCCACGGTTGAGCATTTGATGCAGTGCGGCTTTCGCATTATTTATGGCTACACCCAAAGCGACGAGATTTCATTGCTCTTTCATCGCGAAACCGATGTGTTTCAGCGCAAGCTTCGCAAGTACAACTCCGTGCTGGCTGGGGAAGCCAGCGCCAAATTCTCGATTTTGCTCGGGCAAATCGGATGTTTCGATTGCCGGGTCTCTCAACTCCCAGGGCTTGAGCAGGTGTATGATTATTTTCTCTGGCGGAGCGAAGATGCCCATCGCAACGCGCTCAACGGACATTGCTACTGGCTGTTGCGCAAAGAAGGACAAACTCCGGAAGCTGCCGCCAAAACTTTGTTTGGGATGTCAGTACCCGAAAAGAACGAACTCCTCTTTGAGCGCGGTGTGAATTTCAATGATATTCCCGCCTGGCAAAAGCGCGGTGTCGGAGTTCATTGGGAGACTTACCAAAAACAAGGCTTGAATCCAATCACCGGTGAACCAGCCCAGGCCGAGCGCCAGCGACTCAAAGTCGAACTGGATCTGCCTTTGAAAGACAATTATATCAGGCTTTTGCAACGCTTAATTGCCGCCAGCGAAGGACCCAAAGAGCGGGTTTAA
- a CDS encoding cytochrome c biogenesis protein ResB, with protein MSSPADTLPSVDDPNETQLDLEGPKKAQTKKTSGKSPIDVFLDFLSSVKVGVTLLTILILSTAIGTFIIQKGTSGFREYYQQLLPAEKTLYTFLGFLDIYHTWWFNLLLLTVSLNIILASIDYFPAAWRYVKKPVLKINQAFINRQPWKDSVVVPTASVDLNKIRDAFEHVLLPGWAKGPLRYLSSMRLYVTENPHTKSTTILAERGVWNRLMPYAIHVALLTIFIGAFIGGQLGRKGVIRLAPGDTTNRFITQSPDPAIPDDEFEMPFTLVCTDIQQDLLNPKKNDLSAPNTLDWHTKVLFQYKGQNYAGHIHLNTPIDFRGYRFFQASFDNIASAREVTLSLTPTTGGTPQEVKISREATKVPGVGTLRLSDFYPDFMFSNGQVGTQSGDYNNPVAELEWIPESGGAPSLVLAFNEEMAKQVENLPVGNRTLAGNVRTALKDFEKVSRAHVLQVQYDPGVDTVYIGSALLTLFLWMVFFFSHQRVWVLVESRPDGTSLISITGNTNRNRPLFERTFTRLANYLTGKTTTLQPQPEAE; from the coding sequence ATGTCATCACCAGCCGATACGCTTCCTTCCGTAGACGATCCGAATGAAACACAGCTTGATCTGGAAGGGCCTAAAAAGGCCCAGACCAAAAAAACATCAGGGAAAAGCCCGATTGATGTGTTCCTTGATTTCCTCAGTTCCGTGAAAGTTGGGGTCACCCTGCTCACCATCCTGATTTTGTCCACGGCGATTGGGACCTTTATCATTCAAAAAGGCACAAGTGGGTTTCGCGAGTACTATCAACAACTGTTGCCGGCTGAAAAAACGCTCTATACCTTTCTTGGGTTTTTGGACATTTACCACACCTGGTGGTTTAACCTGCTGCTCTTGACGGTGAGCTTGAACATCATTTTGGCTTCGATTGATTATTTTCCGGCAGCCTGGCGGTATGTGAAAAAACCGGTTCTGAAAATCAACCAGGCGTTTATCAATCGTCAACCCTGGAAAGACTCCGTGGTGGTACCGACTGCATCGGTTGACCTCAATAAAATCAGAGATGCGTTCGAGCATGTTCTATTACCTGGTTGGGCGAAAGGACCGCTCCGTTACCTTTCGAGTATGCGGCTGTATGTCACTGAAAATCCGCATACTAAGAGCACGACGATCCTGGCTGAGCGAGGAGTTTGGAATCGGCTGATGCCGTATGCTATTCACGTGGCCCTGCTCACGATCTTTATTGGCGCTTTTATTGGCGGACAACTTGGCCGCAAAGGTGTGATTCGGCTGGCGCCAGGCGATACAACCAATCGGTTCATTACCCAGAGTCCGGATCCGGCCATTCCGGATGATGAATTCGAAATGCCCTTCACGCTGGTCTGCACGGACATTCAACAGGACCTGCTCAATCCCAAGAAAAACGATCTGAGTGCTCCCAACACACTCGACTGGCACACGAAAGTCCTGTTTCAGTATAAAGGCCAAAATTATGCCGGCCATATCCACCTCAACACGCCGATTGATTTTCGTGGGTATCGGTTCTTCCAGGCCAGCTTTGACAATATCGCCAGCGCTCGCGAAGTTACCTTGTCGCTGACTCCAACCACTGGCGGCACGCCCCAAGAAGTCAAAATCAGCCGTGAGGCGACCAAAGTTCCTGGTGTCGGGACGTTGCGCCTGTCTGATTTTTACCCGGATTTTATGTTCAGCAACGGGCAGGTCGGCACCCAGTCAGGCGATTACAACAACCCGGTGGCTGAACTGGAATGGATCCCGGAATCGGGCGGTGCACCGAGTCTGGTGCTGGCTTTCAACGAAGAAATGGCCAAACAAGTCGAGAACTTACCGGTTGGGAATCGAACACTGGCGGGAAATGTGCGGACCGCGCTCAAGGATTTTGAAAAAGTCTCTCGGGCCCACGTGCTTCAGGTCCAGTATGACCCTGGCGTAGACACCGTCTACATCGGCTCCGCCTTACTGACGCTCTTTCTGTGGATGGTGTTTTTCTTCTCGCACCAGCGTGTTTGGGTTCTGGTTGAATCACGCCCGGATGGCACCAGCCTGATTTCCATTACTGGAAATACCAACCGAAATCGCCCACTCTTTGAACGCACCTTCACCAGGCTGGCGAATTACCTGACAGGGAAAACCACCACACTGCAACCACAACCCGAAGCTGAGTGA
- a CDS encoding glycosyltransferase family 2 protein, with protein sequence MLSVTIITHNEAQNLPDALASVAWADEIVVVDSESTDQTVEIARAAGARVTIHPWPGYAEQKNFAETQTSHPWILNLDADERVTPELKELIYQVIKAATPTHQAFYVRRRNCYLDRWLRHSGWYPDYQLRLYQRGSGKWRGDFVHESFHPHQKAGYLEADLLHYSIRSLTEHHERLGRYTTLAAQRLKAEGKRVSIRHIALLPALTFFKSYFLKLGILDGLAGLYVSYFAAYYVFLKYAKRWEDQRNERSSKVVK encoded by the coding sequence ATGCTGTCAGTCACCATCATCACCCACAATGAAGCTCAAAATTTGCCGGACGCACTGGCATCCGTGGCCTGGGCGGATGAAATTGTGGTGGTTGATTCGGAAAGTACTGACCAAACGGTTGAAATTGCCCGTGCGGCTGGCGCCAGAGTCACCATTCATCCGTGGCCAGGGTATGCCGAGCAAAAAAACTTTGCGGAAACTCAGACCAGTCACCCCTGGATTTTGAATCTGGATGCCGATGAGCGCGTCACCCCGGAACTCAAAGAACTGATCTATCAGGTTATCAAGGCTGCAACTCCGACGCATCAGGCATTTTATGTTCGACGGCGTAACTGCTATCTGGATCGGTGGTTACGCCATTCTGGCTGGTATCCGGACTATCAACTCCGGCTCTATCAACGTGGGAGCGGCAAGTGGCGCGGCGATTTTGTTCACGAATCGTTCCACCCACATCAGAAAGCCGGGTATCTGGAAGCGGACCTGTTGCATTATTCGATTCGGTCGCTGACAGAACATCACGAACGACTGGGCCGCTATACCACACTGGCGGCCCAACGTCTCAAAGCAGAAGGAAAACGCGTCTCAATCAGACACATTGCCTTGCTTCCAGCCCTTACCTTTTTCAAATCTTATTTCCTCAAGCTTGGAATTCTGGATGGATTGGCCGGTCTATATGTCAGCTATTTTGCGGCCTACTATGTGTTTTTGAAATATGCCAAACGGTGGGAAGACCAGAGGAATGAGCGAAGTAGTAAAGTAGTGAAGTAG
- a CDS encoding NDP-sugar synthase, with the protein MHAMILAAGFGTRLWPLTIDRTKPAIPVLNRPLITYTVDYLRQAGIQDLVVNLHHQGESVSEALGDGSQLGCRIQYSDEADQILGTSGALDHARHLLEHDHFVVMNGKVITNIDLRPAIDLHFSQKALATLVLRPNTSRERFSMVEVDQRGWVTRFAGFPAPNDGIEEPLMFTGIQILDPAIFELIPRGVFSHSTTDVYPKAIAQGLPVIGYVSRNPHEYWYEFSTLRRYLDLSLHLQRPHNQTAVTGEGCRIDPSAHITDSVIWKHVQIGPGSKIHRSIIGDDVVLPAETNLEQVVVVRADKLTPEEFEKHQSQILHGNLMIEF; encoded by the coding sequence ATGCATGCCATGATTTTAGCGGCTGGATTCGGAACTCGCCTCTGGCCGCTCACCATTGATCGCACGAAACCGGCCATTCCCGTTTTAAACCGCCCGCTCATTACCTACACGGTTGATTATCTTCGACAGGCTGGGATTCAGGACCTGGTGGTGAACCTGCACCATCAAGGCGAATCCGTCAGCGAAGCGCTGGGTGATGGCAGCCAGTTAGGATGTCGCATTCAATATAGCGATGAAGCCGATCAAATCCTGGGGACTTCCGGGGCGCTTGACCATGCCCGCCATCTACTGGAACACGATCACTTTGTTGTCATGAACGGCAAGGTGATTACCAATATTGACTTGCGACCAGCCATTGACCTTCATTTCAGCCAGAAAGCACTGGCGACGCTGGTGCTCCGGCCAAATACCAGCCGCGAGCGATTCAGTATGGTTGAAGTTGACCAGCGTGGATGGGTCACCCGATTTGCCGGGTTTCCAGCCCCAAATGACGGAATTGAAGAACCGCTGATGTTTACTGGAATTCAAATCCTGGATCCAGCCATCTTTGAGTTGATTCCACGTGGTGTTTTTTCGCACTCCACCACTGATGTTTACCCCAAAGCCATTGCCCAGGGATTGCCAGTCATAGGCTATGTTTCCCGCAATCCGCACGAATACTGGTATGAATTCAGCACCCTGCGCCGCTATCTCGATCTCAGCCTGCACTTGCAACGTCCGCACAACCAAACCGCTGTCACGGGTGAGGGCTGCCGGATTGACCCGTCCGCCCACATTACTGATTCAGTTATCTGGAAACATGTCCAGATTGGACCAGGCTCCAAAATCCACCGCTCAATTATTGGGGACGATGTCGTGCTTCCGGCTGAGACCAATCTTGAACAGGTGGTCGTGGTAAGAGCTGACAAATTAACGCCCGAAGAATTTGAAAAACACCAGTCCCAAATTCTCCACGGCAACCTGATGATTGAGTTTTAA
- a CDS encoding DnaJ domain-containing protein, protein MNGNFSRISFPDVIRELHLKRRTGLLRLVQDKTLRAIFVEEGKLVFALSNLPQERLGDFLLRENRISREQYDQALLHPNSKQRMGKVLIELGFLSPEEADFYTKRQITEIILANFGWSQGEFTFEENTRAAHDVKLDLLTPNIILMGVRTITDENLIRGAVGPVAQKVQMSMEAPLQLMQATLDGTEGFLLSRITDSHSLDELVTMCGLPEAMVLRVIYGLICAGILDSDYPRPMMDGSRPASIHSQAAPARATPPPPPSKSSAAATIPVSGPNTASQPPLSTPSSAEPVMAEKDARDDLKKIQYINSLKTTTYYTVLGVDPSAREADIKKAYYALAKKYHPDRFRQYGAPDILTDAEQVFAKIGEAYEKLKDLDFRRRYDDFLGVGASSVTSSMSSAPPPPPTPSATHNPYKAASSAPSSPPPTTSSSGHGSSGFGKPMSPPPAASSSGHGSSGFGKPMSPPPAASSSGHGSSGFGKPMSPAPPPASSDASRVGHSTSNQSRPEGGPPTSNMPKPNLSPAPSSPPTGNMPKPDFGSTTGGGVGFTSGSGTPVAPMSPLEVAQRNYNYGRAALERKDYLLATKYLREAIKYAPENVSYRLHLAEVCSQNPKLRKEAEEHLLQAVRIDPRNVDALLLLGKVYKNGGLDKSAKTQFEAVLKIQPNHPAALQALGRNADEEPKAEAPKQPGPEAKPADKLKDISGSFLNRLFRRG, encoded by the coding sequence ATGAATGGTAATTTCAGCCGAATTTCATTCCCCGACGTCATTCGCGAACTCCATCTCAAACGCCGTACAGGATTGCTTCGGCTTGTTCAAGATAAAACGTTGCGCGCCATTTTTGTCGAAGAAGGCAAACTGGTGTTTGCCCTTTCCAATTTGCCACAGGAACGACTGGGAGATTTCCTGTTGCGTGAAAACCGCATTTCCCGCGAACAGTATGATCAGGCACTGCTCCATCCCAACAGCAAACAGCGCATGGGGAAAGTCCTGATTGAACTTGGGTTTCTGAGCCCAGAGGAAGCCGATTTTTATACCAAACGCCAGATTACCGAAATCATCCTGGCCAATTTTGGCTGGAGCCAGGGTGAGTTCACCTTTGAAGAAAATACCCGTGCGGCACACGATGTCAAACTCGATTTGTTGACGCCAAATATCATCTTGATGGGAGTGCGAACCATCACGGATGAAAATTTGATTCGTGGTGCCGTGGGCCCAGTCGCTCAGAAAGTTCAAATGTCGATGGAGGCGCCACTCCAACTCATGCAGGCCACACTGGACGGCACCGAAGGGTTTTTACTCTCGCGCATCACAGATTCCCATTCGCTGGACGAACTGGTCACCATGTGCGGCTTGCCCGAAGCCATGGTGTTGCGAGTGATTTATGGTTTGATCTGCGCCGGCATTTTGGACAGTGATTATCCACGCCCAATGATGGATGGCAGCCGCCCGGCGTCAATCCATTCGCAGGCGGCTCCGGCGAGAGCGACACCACCACCGCCACCGTCAAAATCAAGTGCGGCTGCCACGATCCCCGTCTCTGGCCCAAACACCGCTTCACAGCCCCCACTCTCGACACCTTCATCGGCTGAACCCGTGATGGCGGAAAAGGATGCACGTGACGACCTGAAAAAAATCCAGTACATCAATTCGCTCAAGACCACGACCTACTACACGGTGCTTGGGGTTGATCCGTCGGCCCGTGAAGCTGATATCAAAAAGGCATATTATGCCCTGGCTAAGAAATATCACCCAGATCGGTTTCGTCAGTATGGGGCGCCAGATATTTTGACGGATGCCGAGCAGGTCTTTGCCAAGATCGGCGAAGCCTATGAAAAGCTGAAAGATCTTGATTTCCGCCGTCGCTATGATGATTTTCTGGGTGTTGGGGCAAGTAGCGTCACCTCTAGCATGTCGTCGGCTCCGCCACCGCCGCCAACACCATCAGCAACGCATAATCCTTACAAAGCGGCATCATCCGCCCCGAGTAGCCCGCCCCCAACCACTTCAAGTTCCGGTCATGGGTCAAGCGGTTTTGGAAAGCCGATGTCACCACCTCCCGCAGCGTCAAGTTCCGGTCATGGGTCAAGCGGTTTTGGAAAGCCGATGTCACCACCTCCCGCAGCGTCAAGTTCGGGTCATGGGTCAAGCGGTTTTGGAAAGCCGATGTCGCCGGCACCGCCACCTGCCAGCAGCGACGCATCGAGAGTTGGGCACAGTACGAGCAATCAATCCCGGCCAGAAGGTGGCCCGCCCACCAGTAATATGCCCAAACCCAATTTGAGCCCAGCCCCGAGCAGTCCGCCGACCGGAAACATGCCCAAACCTGATTTCGGTTCAACCACAGGTGGGGGTGTCGGGTTTACTTCAGGTTCCGGAACTCCAGTGGCCCCGATGAGCCCACTGGAAGTTGCCCAGCGCAATTACAACTATGGCCGGGCGGCTCTGGAGCGAAAAGACTATCTGCTGGCGACCAAATATCTGCGCGAAGCCATCAAGTACGCCCCTGAGAACGTGTCATATCGCCTGCATCTGGCCGAAGTCTGTTCACAAAATCCAAAGCTTCGAAAAGAAGCTGAAGAGCATTTGCTGCAAGCCGTCAGGATTGATCCACGAAATGTTGATGCGTTGTTGCTGCTTGGAAAAGTCTACAAAAACGGTGGCCTCGATAAGAGTGCCAAAACGCAATTTGAAGCCGTCTTGAAAATTCAACCCAACCACCCGGCTGCCCTTCAAGCTTTAGGCCGCAATGCTGATGAAGAACCAAAGGCTGAAGCTCCGAAACAACCAGGCCCCGAAGCCAAACCAGCCGACAAGCTCAAGGACATTTCAGGCTCGTTTCTCAATCGGCTGTTCCGCAGAGGGTAA
- a CDS encoding ABC transporter permease — MTPLLKFFVLTLGRRLLIAVPVMWAVVTLVFLLIHLVPGDPVLMYLGDNARPEEVQRMRHQHGLDLSLGQQYLRLWFGARSTSPGPGGAVDQSRGLLRGDFGQTFSGKSVTTQIVQRYPSTLQLALAAMVVAVLIAIPLGVTSAVRRGTWTDSLISAGSLLGIALPNFVLGPLAILIFSVELGWLPVSGTGSLDHLVLPSVTLGAALAAILTRLVRSSVLEELNEDYVRTARAKGLPERVVLYKHILKNGMIPVITIIGLQFGVLLTGAIITETIFAWPGLGDLTVKSINEREYQQVQGNLLIIALTYVVVNTLTDVLYRLFDPRIKVS, encoded by the coding sequence ATGACACCACTGCTCAAGTTTTTTGTATTGACCCTTGGCCGCCGATTGCTCATTGCTGTCCCTGTAATGTGGGCGGTGGTGACATTGGTGTTTCTGTTAATCCACCTGGTACCTGGCGATCCGGTTTTGATGTATTTGGGAGACAATGCGCGTCCTGAAGAAGTTCAGCGAATGCGCCACCAGCATGGTCTGGATTTATCTTTGGGACAACAGTATTTACGCCTCTGGTTTGGTGCGCGCTCAACCTCACCTGGCCCAGGTGGTGCTGTTGACCAGAGTCGAGGGTTGCTCCGGGGTGATTTTGGCCAGACGTTTTCTGGAAAAAGCGTCACCACCCAAATTGTGCAACGCTACCCGTCCACTTTGCAGTTGGCCCTGGCGGCGATGGTTGTGGCGGTATTGATTGCGATTCCATTGGGAGTGACCTCGGCTGTTCGACGCGGCACCTGGACAGATAGTCTGATTTCCGCCGGGTCGTTACTGGGAATTGCACTTCCCAATTTTGTGCTCGGCCCACTGGCAATTCTGATTTTTTCGGTCGAACTTGGCTGGCTACCAGTATCCGGAACCGGAAGTCTGGACCATCTGGTATTACCGTCGGTTACGCTTGGAGCCGCACTGGCCGCAATCCTGACCCGCCTGGTCCGTTCCAGTGTGCTCGAAGAACTCAACGAGGATTATGTTCGAACCGCACGCGCCAAAGGGTTGCCGGAACGGGTTGTTCTCTATAAGCACATCCTGAAAAACGGCATGATTCCAGTGATTACCATTATCGGGTTGCAATTTGGGGTGTTGCTCACCGGGGCCATCATTACCGAAACCATTTTTGCCTGGCCCGGATTGGGAGATTTGACCGTCAAATCAATCAATGAGCGTGAATATCAACAGGTCCAGGGAAACTTGTTAATCATTGCTTTGACCTACGTCGTGGTCAACACCCTGACCGATGTCCTGTATCGGCTGTTTGATCCACGAATTAAGGTTTCTTGA